atgtaGCTCTTTCACCTGAGTTGATTTCTGATAACATCACTACAAGAATTGtgcatatttcaaatatgaaattCAAGCAAACActtaatttctgtttttgtcCAAATGTGAGCACCATGTCATCCGTAATATCCAGAGTCACTGGACCAAATATTTTGGATAATATTCCACAAATGATGGGTGCACCGAGATGCTTAACTATGTTTAAATGcaaaattttaaagttttaaaggGCAGCTGTTGCCCCGGTCAGTAACCCCGGTCTCCAGTCATGCCTTCctggctttttattttatgtgagACAGAATTGTTCATATGTATTTACCTGACCATCATGAACTTGGACAGGGCCAGTGATGCGGCAGACTGTAGTTCTGGGTCCGTGTACTTAGCCTGGTTAGTACACACAGCTACAATCACAGGAGCCAGGGCACCGAGTAAAGTTTTACcttaaaacaacataaaacacTAAATATAGTCATAGTGATTATTTTAAAGACTACTTCATGAAATTTTAACTTAATAGGCTAAATGAAATTGAATACTTGGTTCTTAAGCCTTTTTTTTAGGTTGTTTGAATTCAACAGAAAATCACTAGGTCTGACATTTTTCATAAACATCTCAGGtcatttggaaaaaaatgaattgaaaaaaaaaagaaaaaaaaagaataacaaacacatgtacCCCACACGATTAGTTTTAAAAGGAGAAATTGACTACCCAGGGTCAAACATGTGGTCAGCGCATATCTGACCTCGAAAGCTCCAGTACTGTACCAGTCAATTAAATTTAGTAACAACGGGTGTCAGGTGATCCATGAGGATGTGTCTAAACCCATATTACTGTAGCTCATTAGCTGACCATCCCATCACCATCTTTGAAGTAGTTATAATTACTTTTGGTTTAACTGGGAGAACAGGCTCTGATAGAATCAGTCCTGGTGTGGCCTTGGAAGTTGTAACATGTACAGGGTAATGTGTAAGGTCCATACTCCGGCAAtatgtgttatcagtgtctgTAAATCACTTATTAATAATCAAGATTTTTACTTTTACAGTTATTGCTGGTTGTATAGTATCTAAAGTCAGCATAGAGAGTAACAATTTGGATTACTGGTACTGGTATAGTCTTACTACTTGATttaacattatacctgtgaCAATGTCTCTCTCACAGACTTTACGAATGTACTCTGCCTCCGCATCTTCAGCAGCCGCACCAGCTAAACCCAACTCCTCCTCGATGCCCTCAGAAGTGCTACTCTCCTGTCAGGGTAGaaattacattgtttatattgtataaatataatgcattataatgtaatattacatcAGGTGATCTGAAAAATCAGTTCCAAAGATGTCACCATCTTTTCACAATCAGAaagattatatattttcaaagcTTGAATTTCTCATATACTTTTGTGGAAGAAATTGCAAAATTGCTTCGAAATAACTCAGgtataaagttttttttttaaaaataacagaTCCATTTCCTATTAGTGTAAACTTGTTGATTTAGACTTAGATTATAACACTTCAATCAAGTGGAAATTTGAAATCAGCAATCCCATTTGATTTAAATGTATGCTCTACTTTAGgataataaatttaatatatgtGACAATAAGCTGATGTACTAACTCGggctttatttttgttttttcgaGCTGGAGTTACGCCTGAATCCTCCTTTCCAGCACGGCGCCTTTTTAGTTCGTCCAGGACATCACTCTCCAGGTAAACCATCTGACTAAAGGCCACCTGTCCGGCCAGTGACAGGACACGAGTGAGCACCACTACAGACTTCTGACTGACAGATGCTGATGGGTCATCTTCTGCAAAGAAATGCATTTGGTAAATTACATCTCATTTCATAGGGGTGTATGATATGGGGGAATAAAACAAGAATCATTATTTCATAGTTATTTCATGTTCAGCATAAAATATTTGAAGGTATTTTGTAATGGAGTGTTTTTTTCATCTGCATCGATCAAGAAATGTCCGTAGATGCCAAAATTAAGTCCACAGTCCATTTAATGACATACATTTAATTTGAAACTTACAGGgaagtacattttttttctattgcaGATCAGAATTGTCTACAATAACAAGATTGAAAGATATCTAACCTGTCGGGGTATCAGTAGGTGTGTCGCTAGCGGTGTCTACAGGTGTGTCGCTAGGCTTATCTGCCTCATTAATTCTCTGAAATTCATTGATAACCTTGCGGATAATTTCTCCACACACAGTATCCGGATGATTTGAGAGTTTGTATATGACTTTAACAGCTTGTTCCGCCAGGGGGATCCAGTATCGGTTCTCTGTGTCATCCACACctgttttacaaaaaaaatacatcacCAACATGTGTGTTACAGCAATATACATCGCAAACATATGtgttacaacaaaatacattgtCAACACCTGTGTTACAGCAAAATACATTGTCAACACCTGTGTTACAGCAAAATACATTGTCAACACCTGTGTTACAGCAAAATACATTGTCAACACCTGTGTTACAGCAAAATACATTGTCAACACCTGtgttacaacaaaatacattgtCAACACCTGTGTTACAGCAAAATACATTGTCAACACCTGTGTTACAGCAAAATACATTGTCAACACCTGTGTTACAGCAAAATACATCATCAAAGTTCATTGATGATTTTTGGTATCTAAATTTACTTCTATTGTTATCAGAACTTATCAGGTAATTGTTATGTAAACCAACCTTTAACAAGGATGTGTGACAGCCTAGTGAATATTTCGTGGTCCTGGGGCAGACGGAACGGCTTACTAGCCACCTGGCCCTTCATCTGAAAAAATCCCAACACTTACTGCTGAAAATTTCAGGTAAAAAATCATCTCACTAAACAGTTGAATAATCTGTTGGCTTCTTCTTTAAATAAGCAAAAGTATATAAACAATGGAACAAATttgttaaacaaaaaataaacagagTAATCAAAGCTAGTGATGACCATGGTGAAATACTAACATCAACCcaaataataatttcaattgtATCTTTCTTATTTCAAATGTCACAAAATCAatttatatgttgatatttccTTGTTTTATCACCTTTGTCCACCCCTATTTTGTAGTTGTAATGACCATAAGAGTTCTAGTTTGTGAGACTTAAACTCCAGAAACTTAccctaaaaacaaaacatcatattAACAGTAAGCAGGATTCACTGTACAGCATTCACGCAAAAACCAGTATGTTTCAATAACAGACTTGTATATTCtaaatatcaacacaaaaacaactATGTTTCAATAACAGACTTGTATATTCtaaatatcaacacaaaaacCAGTATGTTTCAATAACAGACTTGTATATTCtaaatatcaacacaaaaacCAGTATGTTTCAATAACAGACTTGTATATTCTAAATATCCACAGAAAACATGTTGGTACATACCCTCTTAGAGTTAGAGAGTTTGAGGAGTGCCAGACAGGTGTCCCTGGCCAGGATGAAGTCCGACTCTGCCCGAGGTCCTAGTCCCTCACTCACCATCACGTTGATGTTACTTCGTACCACTGTGTTATCAGCTCTGGAAATGCCATATATAGTTTTTCTCATCATTCTTTATAAAATACATCTAAGCAGACAAGTATTCCATTGCATAACGTTGCAAGTGAAGTCTGACACCATGCCacagatatggtgtcagggccagaggaaactcggactaccCAGAGACCTTACATgtggcctgtaacatgctgggtGAAGGAATGCAGagttattacaatgtaaatttgATTTGAGTGCATTTccaaattttaacagattacCACATTGATGAATTGGGACAgtcaaattattttctattccaaacagtatatacatatagaaaGTCAgagctttttctcactggtttgggaagggtcctttttgtctcattttgggaagaaaattggtgaattgggaaagattttttgggaatttggctttaaaatgaaataattccaattgggaattggcccattaacagccccagaaagccctcagaaaaattAAGCCCTGAAAGTGCATTTAGTTCAATCATATATGATTTAGCACAATGCTTCCAGCACGAAAAGTGCTATTGAAAATTAATCgttaaaatatgtacgtttatgGTAGTTATCCTCCAGATAAAAATTACCGTTCTCTTCCAGAGCCAGAgaaaactcaaacttgtctctGGCGTCTCAATTATTGggaagttgtttaaagggaaAAGTTGACGTTAGACACACAAAAACTGGACAACGCACTATGGCATAAGTTCACCTGCCAGTAAGCTAACAATCAGATTTCTCCATTTTGTAAACTTATCATACCTCCAAACCTAAACTACCAAATTTGAGATCAATTTTTTACCAATCGGAGGCCTCTGTTCTAGAAACCAATGGAGATACCAATGTCCAGTATAGTTTTATATGCAAGTCCCCAATACCCTTACATAACATGTGAGAAAGAAGTTTCTTTAGAACATCGCCGCAAAATAACCTTTCATTAGACCTGAGTAACATACCCTGCTGCCATGGACAGAAGTAAGATTGCTGATCGGCTGTCCTCGGCTGATGTGTCTGGGATCTTGAGTGTGAAGCGTTCCCAAAGAATCTTCATCACAGTGCTGTTCAGGTCTCCTGTTTTCATCAGCTCCATCATCTACACAACAGGTTAAATTGacatttcaattttttgatCATGTTATACATCCatcattgtttacatttaaacattaatttTGGCAAAACCTTGATTAAGTATAACAGTCTTGACTACCGTATTCATTTATACATCACTACTCTCATTTTAGGGAATCCTATTTCAATTGTCGTGTATACTGAactgcattttattttaaaggaaaTCTGGTGGAGATTATAACAACATGGGAATTTTACTTTATAGAGAAATTGCCTTCCGAATTTCTGGAACAAAAACTTTCATGTCAGCAATCAGCATACTGTAAAGATACATATTTTGGCGGTAATCTAATTTTAGCACTTTTTGCACTAGAAGCATTCTGCTAAATTAAGATTGTGCTAATTGCATCTTCTATAAACTGTTTCTATATTCATGTAAAGTGATTTTGGCAATTTTTCAATTCATCAATGTgctaatttgtttaaatttggaGATATGGGAAAATTTTAGTGCACCATATAATGTATGTTTGAAGAATTCTTCCAATAGTAACGGGAAATATTTGTGTCATACCAAGCCTTCGAGAGAGGTAAGATCTCCTATGGTGACGCCATAGCTCAGTGCTGTCAGGTTCTTCACTATAGCTAGGGCACACGctctgaaataaaaacatgtcaCATTCAGAAACACTCTACTGTACAGCAGTCTGTTGAAGAAAGGACACACCAGACAAACAAGCATTTCATTGGGTCTTGTCTTCACGAGACCTGAAACTCAATTATCTCACACAGAGAGTTTACATAGAAATCACACTCATATTCGTTTCATCCCGTAAATGGTAGAGCAGACTTCCCATTTTGACTCCCTTGATATCTTTTTCTCACCCTTATATGCTGCCCTCTGACTTTCCCTAGATCCCAAATGCTTTCTGAACATTTACTTTTCTAGGTCCTTGACCATAGGACTAGACTACTCATCATAACTCAATTGACATCTCCCTAATATTCTCTCCCTTGATACCCTCTGGCTTGCCTTAAACCCCTAATGATTTCTGAACCTGTACATTACAAAGTTCAACATCCTTGCCCTCTGACCTTTGACTGTTGCCTTCAGGAGACAGATACATCTTTTTGTAGGCATCAACAACAGCATCCTTGACACCAGATTCCTTCGACCAGATAAGTGGCAACATGCGTCGTACTCCCTGCATGGCTGAGGATAGACCAAACTTAAACCCAGTCACAAAGAAATCTACAGCGCCTAGAACATCTGATACGTTCTCCGATCCCAACAGGCGACAGATGATGGGAAAGGCTTTTTCTGTTTCCACACCAAAGGCAAGTGTGTCCTGTTGGAAAAAGatacatataatgtaatacataatGGTCATAGCAGGACAACCATTTTCACCAGATATGATGAAATTTCAcaatttcttgttttaaataaaaggCACAACTCCTTAAAATGCTAAGAAAGCAAATGAAAACATGCATAAGTCATTGTTAGATTGGGAACGTGGCAGGATGGACATtgcatgggtaacactatacaCCTCCTCTAAATAAAATGGCGGGGCATCAAAATCAGACATTTGCTTACCACAAAGTATAAGATGAGGATTCACAGTATAACACCTACTACTTACCCTTAAGTACCAAACAAGCACCTGCTGTTTGGACATGTCGCTGACTGCCCCACATTGGTCCTCAGACATTTGACTTTGGATAGCATCTTCAGACAATTCTAGGTTAATGCTCTTCTGCCCTATAAAACATGTTCACATTCACACACTCATGTAGTCACTGAAAATATCCTTATCCATAGTGTGTACACCCAGTTAGTCACTGAAAATATCCTTATCCATAGTGTGTTCACCCAGTTAGTCACTGAAAATATCCTTATCCATAGTGTGTTCACCCAGTTAGTCACTGAAAATATCCTTATCCATAGTGTGTACAACCAGTCAGTATTTGCTATTAATGCTGATgaacacatttttcaaataatccATTTTTCAAATCTAAAGCACAATATTTAAATCCTTtaaaatttatgatttttaatgttaatcattaaataagataaaaatggGGATAGTTATATTTCCATTCTATTGTGTACTAATTAAAAAAGCATTTGATAAAACATGTTTGAATTTATAAAGACTTTAGTAAGTCAACCCTCTATTTCTATGCAAACAAGATTGTCTAGTGGGTTGTAAgcattttttgggaaaaattatTTCTGGTTTCATCCTGAACTCATTGggatttatcatagaaataagGGACATTTTGATTCCCTGACAGTTCCGAATGAGTTTGTTCTAGCAAAATTTGGTGATGATCGCTTAAGGTTGCTGTTTCACAGCACCTAAAAATCTAACTTTGATCAGtatgaatttgatgaaatactCACTGAGGAACAACTTTTTAAGACACTGGATAATATTGGTACCATCTTCCTGACTTGATTCTTGTGAATCCGTTCTGTTCAATAAAGCAACAaagttattacatgtacacttgTTTGTTAAAAGTAAAAACGTCTTTAAAGATAtcaaagtatttttttcaaatattactTGAAAAGAAGTATAAAATGGCAAGTTAGATCAGACTTCAATAAACTGTTATCATGGGTTAATATCAGATGTAACTTTGGCCAAAATGAAGCATTCACGCATCTTTTTTGTAATGGATCACATTTGGAAAAAGATCAAATCTTGGTGTTTTGTTgctttatataaacaaattcatAAATCCTACTTTCCCCCTTTCCTCAAAATGACAAATTCATTTACACCAGTAAAATTGCTAACTTTGACAAGATTTTGATCTTCATTGAATTTTCTTTGAGAGACAACAATATTATTATAGTAGCATAATATAGCTtgaaattcattttcaaaatcaacaaaacttTATTGATCATGGAAATAAATGTGAGATTAGATGTGTTGTACAACCTTTCACTCTCCTGTGAAGCCTCCTTAGAAGAATCTGGGTAAGTCATCACCATAGCTGTCATCAGTTTGTGGGCAGCACACCACTTTTCTTCCTTcagaagggacataactcttgcTGTTACACTATAAAACACGAaccaattttatttcattttgactGGACAATCTTACAATGTTAAATATGTTTATAGAGCAAAGTCaggcaacctacaaatgattATAAACCAATTTTTGTTGTTCTTTCAATTAAGCTCAACCTCAACAGTTTTGTCCCAATTTTACAATGAAAAAATCTAGTGCATTAATGAATATAGTCCAGGATGCAGTCCGATTGATAGCTTTCGCAAGGACTTAAGTTAGACTTAAATGTACATCATTTTTTTCCCTGTAAAATTTCTAACCAGAGatgtataccacacacctgTCCAGATTGTCCTCGTCCGTTATTACAGCATCTGaagttttgatttgtttttgtgatCCTTCCTCCTCCTCGTCTCCAGATTCTGCCTTCTCTGTGTCCTGTGATTCTCCTTCGTCAAGCAGAGCCTCATTTATCTTGATCTCCATTGTTTGCCATTCAGTCTCCAACTTTTCCATCATTGGGTTACCTATCAGACAGGATACAAAGACACTAGCCAATATCACAACATACAAGTAAATCTACAACAGGTAGGAGTATAAATATGCATTTAACTACTATAAGGTCACCTCCAAATGCAATGTAGGTTATAAATTCAATCATAATAGCAGGACTGATCTTGGCGATTTGAATTGTTTAAAACTGCAAAATTCATGTCCATCAAACAAAAATTGTAAAGTCAATTTGTAGGCCATTAATTCATTTGACCttagtatcaatataaactgaAGAGATTTGTATTCAATCagaatattttatgaatttttatgtaaatgagtATCGGGCTTCTAATTCTTGTGGTACAAACCTTGCCCACCATTCTCCACCTCCTCTCTCATCATCTGTTTCAACTTCTCAGCTTCACTTTCATAACTCTGTTCCAGTTCTTTAACTGAAAACTGAATTGAACACAGAAATATCACTTCAGGATCAGTAATTAAGGTATTAAAGGATGCATGTACCAGGTATTAACATGTAAATTTCACTTTCAAATTGGTATAAAACCATtgagggctattccagtaaaatatctaccccacCCAAGGACTCCAGtttttattaagattttttttttataatttcctTTATATGTAATAGAACTAAGAAGTAGGAAACTGAACCGTGCACAGAAGTGATTCATtctggagtcctggggtcaggtagatgttttaatggaatagccctgaTAATGTTTCATACTGATAGTGAAAGATTGTTCAACATATAGGAGATTGCCTGAGAGAGAATACATGCTGATCTGATACTGTTTTACCATGCTTTAGTGTGCAAATAACTGACACATGTGTTATTTCAATGATAATCTTGTCAagttaaactaaaaaaattCAACATGACAGTAAATTTAACAAACTTTCCTCAATACACATAAGAAATTGAAGTTACTATCTCAGAGCGCTGtgcattttaaataaaaaatgatcaaTACTTCATGCAGAAGTTTATATAGGGCCCAGTAAGGAATAATCTGGGTATGGTTCAAACAAATTGATGTTTATTGGGTGCTGTTACTAGAATAGTTATACATGATCAATTAAGTAAACAGcaaaattgttaaatttttgAGGCAATCTGGCCGTTTCATCTACCAGATTCAGGGCTTTTTCTTCAGGCTTTTTGGGgctgttaatgggccccattcccaattgatattatttcatatttaagccaaattcccaaaattttcagtttactcctcgaaaaatctttcccaattttcttcccaaaatgagacaaaaaggccctttcccaaatcAGAGAGAAAAAGCTCTGGGATAGAAGTAAAATTATTAATTGGTCTTTATATGAGCCGATTCTAAACGAATGGGATATAGGAAAAGTAGACACATACCTTGGCTGCATAAGGGTTACACTTGAACAGGTTGGTGATCAACTGAAGGGCCTGTTTGCGGACCGAGCTGGACTTGTCCTGGAGTCGGCCGACAACCAGAGTGGTCAGGCTGACCTGTCGACTGAGTGGAAGGCACTGGAAAGTCATGTCATAATGGTTATACAAATCTATGATGGGTCAGTCCATGTAGAAGTGAAGAAGAAAGCAAAGTTTACTTAATTCTATATACAGCACTACATGCAAAATAGTAAGAGTACAGGTGTACTGACTTTTGTGAGGGATGCAATCCTAAATGATTAACAACGAATTTGTAATATTCTCTGATCAAATAAATGTCACTGTAGATATTTCTTATCCACCTTTCCTACCTTCTTACCCGAGGTATTTCTATATTACAAATAATACTTCAGAATTATTCTTCTAAGCACAAgttaattagtttttttttatagtgaAAACCAATTATCAAGACTCGTTTTTGTCCTCAAGTTATTTGAATCAGAATTGTGAAAGTAAACATCTGTCAAAATcaactgggtttttttttgtctgtgaCCAGTTTTTCTCACTTATGTATCAAAAAGTATGATTTTGACTTTTGAAAATGattaataactttttttttaccatacatgtacatttaccttTTCATTTACGATTGCTATCCAGATCTGCAGACATTTGCTCCTGACGTAGGCATTAGTGTCATGGACATGATCCTGTAATacaaaaccaaatatataaaacagacttctaagatatttgaaatttacTACAAGAGATATGGTCCTGGCTGTCactttataaaacaaaaattacagtATACTAAGTAAACTGAGAAGATTTGCCCTTATGATTCTATTTATAGAAGTGTTAAGCTGGATATTGACCTGATATCCTTGAACTATAAACTGATATCATTGACTTGGAGCTAGTCTATTAGTAAAGTCAAACATCATTTTCTCAAAGTCATTGGAGTCGTGAAAAACAACTTCCGAGATATCCAGAGTATTCGAGGTCAACtgagtatataatatatatttactttttattgttAGAAgtggtttttattttgaattaagcAGAAAACAAAGTTTGACTCAATACAAGGGAAATTACAAGCTACAGAGCAAGGACCCCAATATTAAAAACTGATTTTCAAGTGCTTGCAGAAAAAAGTTAACAAGCATGCTGAAGCAGTACATGTTCCTTACTGACTAAAaaaagtaacagtgaccttgacccaaaaacactgaaacttgaacttgatctATAGCTACtaatactgaagttacatactgAGAAAGTGCGGAAAACTGAGAGGACAGACAGACGGGAaagaaacctatagtccccctcTCCCTCCCTGGTTTCACCGACAGGGGACTAACAAACTATGAATATATAAAATGGGGCAGTGTTCAGTGTACAAGTTACTGTTGCTCTCACCTCCAGATTGTCGAGGAACTGATCACGTGTTGCCTTGGTTTTGTCGTCCAAACTGTCCTTGTTGAGAACCTTCATCAGTATCTCCCCGATCACACCTAACACACAGTTCCTCATGATGTATGGCTCACTGTCCAGGTGACACAATAACAGACTCATATTGGGCAGAACATAAGCTGGGATCCTGTCAGCAATCTCCACCAGGAAGGTGGAACAGTTACGAGTTCCTGAGGAATCTTTCGCTGCATCCTCTGGGGCCAGACGTCCTATTTCCCTGTAACAATGTAGAAGTGGAATGTCTACAGAAATTATCCCTATTCAAGACTACATCTATCCTAAAAAGTGTACCTATGGTACCTAATGAAATCTTTGGAAAACACAAAGCTGCACATCAATTGTTATTTTATAAGCTTTTTCAATGAAGGTGTAATAATATGTGGAGCaagttgtttttaaacaatGCTACATAACCAGTCTGATGATGTTTGCTTGCTCTTGAAATGTCCTTTTGAGTGGTTAACTGTAAACATATAACAAGAGTTGTCTGAAGACAACATAGATCGCCGAGTGGGATGAAATTCGGAAATAGTTTTTTCAAAAGCAGGTCAAAtgtcatggtcaaggtcagtaGGTCCACAAATGTAGCACCAATTATATGAAGGCCTTGTCAAAAGGAACTCATACTGGTATGCAAAACATATCTTGTAATGTACGATTAACATACTGTGGCCACGGTTAAAGTtttcaaatgtaggtcaaaggtcaaagtcaaggtcagcaggtccacaAATGTAGCACCAATATCAAGGCCTTGTCAAAAGGAACTCATACTGGTATGTAAAACATATCTTGTAATGTACGATTAACATACTGTGGCCACGGttaaagtttttaaatgtaggtcaaaggtcaaagtcaaggtcagcaggtccacaAATGTAGCTGCTAGCACCAATGGAAAGgccttgtcacaaggaacataatatatattgaatatctGTAAACTGTTTCCTTATTAGTATTGACATAACAGTTTTATAAAGACTGTAGCCTAGCTGTCTATGGATGCTGATGATGCTGACAGTATAGCAATAGCTTCCCTGGACCTCATCCCAGTGAGCTCATAGGAATAAATTTTGGATTGGCCATTCAACAAGGACTgtattcaataaatattatGAGTTTATTGGCTGGCAGAATCTTAATTCAGATTAACAGATTTTTTAGAGTCTGTTACAGCTCCACTAATTGTGCCtggaaaataatttttatacatttacctTGTTATTTCACACAGAACAGTTTTCACTCCAAACTCCTCAGTAATGACCTGTAGCGTCTGGGCCAGGGGAACCGCAAGATGTTCAAAGTGCTGGACCAGCTGTACCAATTTTAGACTGCAACCTGGGAATGGTATTAATACATCTTTACCTAACTTTcaattaattagatatattctCCCAGATATGACACTTTATCACAGACAGATTTAACTAAGTCTTTATACAGAATGATGGCCAATAGTAAGATGTGTgttgtcaccaaatacaaatattatgGCAATGCTCATGCCTGGAGAAAGTTTCGCTGTTCACACATTTTCGAAATACATCCAATACGAAATACATCATAGTATTGTCATTTTTTAGATGATTTTCAAAACAATGTTATGAACGAAAAATGGTCAACTTCTTATCAATTTTCAACCATtgaaatatcaatcaaatcTCTAACACACAAATTATTACAGAGTGAATAAATACCCAAACTGTGGTTGTAGCTTTTCACCATGACAGCCAGAATGCGATTCATCACCTGTCTTGTTTCCATTGCAGAGGCATATGACATTCCAGGATTTTCGAACAATTTGTAACAACAATTTGTAACCAAGCTGAAAGAAACAAAAGAGGCATCACTCTTCCATCCAACCACCATCATAAGAGGAATAAAAGAAGTGAATGTATCACAAGTTTTTTCTTCtaagattttttcttttcttttgagGATATAATTGGAACAAAGTTTACTCAgtattccagtaaaacatccaTCTTATCCCTACAAGACTCATTCTTTTTTAATGCTACTCAAATTGCAGAGAAGAAAGGGCCATGTGAGCCATTTAAAAAGTTTGGGATCAGGTCATGTGTCCACAGATGGTGAAGCattttatagtgttatctcactgaaatgtcataACTCAATCCTGAACACGACAACATGACATTCCGCCCTGTTACTGCTTTATGATCTGGGTCATACTTGACAAATTCTTCGTCTGGAATGGGTGGGTCCCACAGTCTGTGCAGGTTGAGTGATACAAGATGCAGTAGGGCCTTAAGTCCCACTCCACGCTCCTCGTCCCAATCCATCCCTGTGCTTGCTTTCTTCATCTTGCTGGT
This genomic stretch from Pecten maximus chromosome 16, xPecMax1.1, whole genome shotgun sequence harbors:
- the LOC117344940 gene encoding condensin complex subunit 1-like, with amino-acid sequence MTFEFLIPVARDDLLNKTNVSQFVVDEVLSPRELPGALHELKTNLRTHGARVILENFDVLFSVLCLQRDLAHELKEDAWELVVNIAKSLSNDLANILEDEPPVAEEKRNNLNMVKMVCYLLCQYMEMLDADDSKPSATQLVNAKGRAKTSKMKKASTGMDWDEERGVGLKALLHLVSLNLHRLWDPPIPDEEFVNLVTNCCYKLFENPGMSYASAMETRQVMNRILAVMVKSYNHSLGCSLKLVQLVQHFEHLAVPLAQTLQVITEEFGVKTVLCEITREIGRLAPEDAAKDSSGTRNCSTFLVEIADRIPAYVLPNMSLLLCHLDSEPYIMRNCVLGVIGEILMKVLNKDSLDDKTKATRDQFLDNLEDHVHDTNAYVRSKCLQIWIAIVNEKCLPLSRQVSLTTLVVGRLQDKSSSVRKQALQLITNLFKCNPYAAKFSVKELEQSYESEAEKLKQMMREEVENGGQGNPMMEKLETEWQTMEIKINEALLDEGESQDTEKAESGDEEEEGSQKQIKTSDAVITDEDNLDSVTARVMSLLKEEKWCAAHKLMTAMVMTYPDSSKEASQESERTDSQESSQEDGTNIIQCLKKLFLRQKSINLELSEDAIQSQMSEDQCGAVSDMSKQQVLVWYLRDTLAFGVETEKAFPIICRLLGSENVSDVLGAVDFFVTGFKFGLSSAMQGVRRMLPLIWSKESGVKDAVVDAYKKMYLSPEGNSQRACALAIVKNLTALSYGVTIGDLTSLEGLMMELMKTGDLNSTVMKILWERFTLKIPDTSAEDSRSAILLLSMAAGADNTVVRSNINVMVSEGLGPRAESDFILARDTCLALLKLSNSKRMKGQVASKPFRLPQDHEIFTRLSHILVKGVDDTENRYWIPLAEQAVKVIYKLSNHPDTVCGEIIRKVINEFQRINEADKPSDTPVDTASDTPTDTPTEDDPSASVSQKSVVVLTRVLSLAGQVAFSQMVYLESDVLDELKRRRAGKEDSGVTPARKNKNKARESSTSEGIEEELGLAGAAAEDAEAEYIRKVCERDIVTGKTLLGALAPVIVAVCTNQAKYTDPELQSAASLALSKFMMVSSEFCDTNLQLLFTILEKTSHATIRANIIIALGDLTFRFPNMIEPWTPRIYARLRDESTLVRQNTLQVLTHLILDDMVKVKGQISEMATCLVDHNEKISSSAKIFFTELSKKGNAIYNIMPDLISRLSDPDVGVDEDHFRTILRYLFAFIQKDRQCESLVEKLCQRFRAARNERQWRDLSFCLSMLSYNEKSLRKLQENFMCFADKLADDDVYSCFVSIISKTQSISKLGPKATAVAPLLTELEERLERCHNKGMEDDEIAQKASQASQKGKTPHKTPARKGKAGRRAKKVISDSEDDEDENKTPIVRRQTQRKAKPKVSFDSDEESDLELFDLDKSCTEDSQESASQKTLESSDEDLVPVKKQSTRGGKKKSRPLLIVNSPR